A DNA window from Stutzerimonas stutzeri contains the following coding sequences:
- a CDS encoding maltoporin: MKHTAHPSFALKPACILAALLVGGPALAVDFHGYLRSGVGATAGGGDQACFQAAGAPAKYRLGNECETYAEIGLGQEVWSEGDRSFYVDSMIAYRSDQGNDWEATGTDTNGGENNPFDEAGTTSIRQFNVVGKNLIPSLPGAAIWAGKRYYKRHDVHINDYYYWDVSGPGAGIEDIDLGFAKASVAWIRNTDGDWVYQGSGTGTNLANDTLDFRLAEIDVNPGGKLEIGYDYGKANLTDEQERDPGYQDQKGHLVTLEHTQSDWFGGYNKLALQYGTDGIIGSSGRNNTGNSDGKMFRLVNQGVVGLTDNIEMMYVQIYEDRDFDNDSGQTWASFGVRPVYKWSDVMSTALEFGYDRVDPQADGERSRDLKKLTLAQQWSAGNSFWARPQIRVFATYAQWDGGRYQAASESIDAGDDDGITFGVQAEAWW; the protein is encoded by the coding sequence ATGAAGCACACCGCGCACCCAAGCTTTGCCCTCAAACCCGCCTGCATCCTCGCTGCCCTTCTGGTCGGCGGCCCGGCTTTGGCGGTCGACTTCCACGGTTACCTGCGCTCTGGCGTCGGCGCCACGGCGGGCGGCGGCGATCAGGCCTGCTTCCAGGCAGCCGGCGCGCCAGCAAAATACCGTCTGGGTAACGAATGCGAAACCTACGCCGAGATCGGCCTCGGCCAGGAAGTCTGGAGCGAAGGCGACAGGAGCTTCTATGTAGACAGCATGATCGCCTACCGCTCCGATCAGGGTAACGACTGGGAAGCCACCGGCACTGACACCAACGGCGGCGAGAACAACCCGTTCGACGAAGCCGGCACCACCTCCATCCGCCAGTTCAACGTGGTCGGCAAAAACCTGATCCCGAGCCTGCCAGGCGCGGCGATCTGGGCCGGCAAGCGCTACTACAAGCGCCACGATGTACACATCAACGACTACTACTACTGGGACGTTTCCGGCCCCGGCGCCGGTATCGAGGACATCGACCTGGGCTTCGCCAAGGCGAGCGTGGCATGGATCCGCAATACCGACGGCGACTGGGTCTACCAGGGCTCGGGCACCGGCACCAACCTGGCCAACGACACCCTGGACTTCCGCCTCGCCGAAATCGACGTCAACCCGGGCGGCAAGCTGGAGATCGGCTACGACTACGGCAAGGCCAACCTTACCGATGAGCAGGAGCGCGACCCTGGCTACCAGGACCAGAAAGGCCACCTGGTCACCCTCGAGCACACCCAGAGCGACTGGTTCGGCGGCTACAACAAGCTCGCCCTGCAGTACGGCACCGACGGCATCATCGGCAGCAGTGGGCGCAACAACACCGGTAACAGCGACGGCAAGATGTTCCGCCTGGTCAACCAGGGCGTGGTCGGCCTGACTGACAACATCGAGATGATGTATGTGCAGATCTATGAGGACCGCGATTTCGACAACGACTCCGGACAGACCTGGGCCAGCTTCGGCGTGCGCCCGGTGTACAAGTGGAGCGACGTCATGAGCACCGCGCTGGAGTTCGGTTACGACCGCGTCGATCCGCAGGCCGACGGCGAACGCTCCCGCGACCTGAAGAAACTCACCCTCGCCCAGCAGTGGTCAGCCGGCAACAGCTTCTGGGCGCGCCCGCAGATTCGCGTGTTCGCCACCTACGCACAGTGGGACGGCGGCCGTTACCAGGCAGCCAGCGAGTCCATCGATGCCGGTGACGACGACGGCATCACCTTCGGCGTGCAGGCCGAAGCCTGGTGGTAA
- a CDS encoding glucan 1,4-alpha-maltotetraohydrolase domain-containing protein has protein sequence MSHILRAAVLAAILLPLPLQSMADQAGKSPNAVRYHGGDEIILQGFHWNVVREAPNNWYNILRQQASTIAADGFSAIWMPVPWRDFSSWSEGGKSGGGEGYFWHDFNKNGRYGSDSQLRQAAGALGGAGVKVLYDVVPNHMNRGYPNKEINLPAGQGFWRNDCADPGNYPNDCDDGDRFVGGDADLNTGHPQVYGMFRDEFANLRGQYSAGGFRFDFVRGFAPERVNSWMTDSADNSFCVGELWKGPSEYPSWDWRNTASWQQIIKDWSDRAKCPVFDFALKERMQNGSIADWKNGLNGNPDPRWREVAVTFVDNHDTGYSPGQNGGQHHWALQDGLIRQAYAYILTSPGTPVVYWSHMYDWGYGDFIRQLIQVRRAAGVRADSAISFHSGYSGLVATVSGTQQTLVVALNSNLGNPAQVASGNFSEVVNTSNGQVRVWRSGTGNGGGEEPGGLVNVSFRCDNGVTQPGDSVYAAGNVSQLGNWSPASAVRLTDTSAYPTWKGSISVPAGQNVEWKCLIRNEANATLVRQWQGGANNRLTPSEGTSTVGRF, from the coding sequence ATGAGCCACATCCTGCGTGCCGCCGTATTGGCGGCGATCCTGCTGCCGCTACCGCTGCAGTCCATGGCCGACCAGGCCGGCAAGAGCCCCAACGCCGTGCGCTACCACGGCGGCGACGAAATCATCCTTCAGGGCTTCCATTGGAACGTCGTCCGCGAGGCGCCGAACAACTGGTACAACATCCTCCGCCAGCAGGCCTCGACCATCGCCGCCGACGGCTTCTCGGCGATCTGGATGCCAGTGCCCTGGCGCGACTTCTCCAGCTGGAGCGAGGGCGGCAAATCCGGCGGTGGCGAAGGCTACTTCTGGCACGACTTCAACAAGAATGGCCGCTACGGCAGCGATTCCCAGCTGCGGCAGGCCGCCGGCGCGCTCGGTGGCGCCGGCGTCAAGGTGCTTTATGACGTGGTGCCCAACCACATGAACCGTGGTTACCCGAACAAGGAAATCAACCTGCCGGCCGGCCAGGGCTTCTGGCGCAATGACTGCGCCGACCCGGGCAACTACCCCAACGACTGCGACGACGGCGACCGTTTCGTCGGCGGCGATGCGGACCTCAATACCGGTCATCCGCAGGTCTACGGCATGTTCCGCGACGAGTTCGCCAACTTGCGCGGCCAGTACAGTGCCGGCGGCTTTCGCTTCGACTTCGTCCGCGGTTTTGCGCCGGAGCGGGTCAACAGCTGGATGACCGACAGCGCCGACAACAGTTTCTGCGTCGGCGAGCTGTGGAAAGGCCCCTCCGAATACCCGAGCTGGGACTGGCGCAACACCGCCAGCTGGCAGCAGATCATCAAGGACTGGTCCGATCGCGCCAAGTGCCCGGTGTTCGACTTCGCCCTCAAGGAGCGCATGCAGAACGGCTCGATCGCCGACTGGAAGAACGGCCTGAACGGCAACCCAGACCCGCGCTGGCGCGAGGTGGCGGTGACCTTCGTCGACAACCACGACACCGGCTACTCGCCCGGACAGAACGGCGGTCAGCATCACTGGGCGCTGCAGGACGGGCTGATTCGCCAGGCCTATGCCTACATCCTCACCAGCCCCGGCACGCCGGTGGTGTACTGGTCGCACATGTACGACTGGGGTTACGGCGACTTCATCCGCCAGCTGATTCAGGTGCGTCGCGCCGCCGGCGTGCGTGCCGATTCGGCGATCAGCTTCCACAGCGGTTACTCGGGCCTGGTCGCTACGGTCAGTGGTACGCAGCAGACGCTGGTCGTGGCGCTCAACTCCAACCTTGGCAATCCCGCGCAAGTCGCCAGCGGCAACTTCAGCGAGGTGGTCAACACCAGCAACGGCCAGGTGCGCGTGTGGCGTAGTGGCACTGGCAATGGTGGTGGTGAGGAGCCCGGCGGACTGGTCAACGTGAGCTTCCGCTGCGACAACGGCGTGACGCAACCCGGCGACAGCGTCTACGCGGCGGGCAATGTCAGCCAGCTCGGCAATTGGAGCCCGGCATCCGCCGTGCGCCTGACCGATACCAGCGCCTACCCGACCTGGAAGGGCAGCATCTCCGTGCCTGCCGGCCAGAACGTGGAGTGGAAATGCCTGATCCGCAACGAGGCCAACGCAACGCTGGTGCGGCAGTGGCAGGGCGGGGCGAACAACCGCCTGACGCCCAGCGAAGGCACCAGTACGGTCGGGCGCTTCTAG
- a CDS encoding alpha-amylase, whose product MRAHWLSALPLLFGLALPLPSLAAPELSVRLNEQPLTPNWNALAADRYDTELALEPGQLQLRMPGASAGNVALAPFRRQPLGKDSAYRYEVPEAGRYRLIVETGTDAALRLLPIKAAEQKAATTACQAWDGNAVNVAVGDVFRDGQPLRDALSGATAVVRNGQVTLKPATDSDGLLLLEVAEPAGAAPSHDWRNATVYFVLTDRFANGDPSNDRSYGREPDGLDEIGTFHGGDLKGLTERLDHIASLGVDALWISAPYEQIHGWVGGGDSGDFRHYGYHGYYALDFTQLDANMGSEDDLRALISAAHARGIRVLFDVVMNHPGYSTLQDMQQMGFGALRDGMAAYLPEQWSAWQPEAHENLHAYHNLVDYEHPSWSAWWGRDWVRAGIADYDTPPSSTVDPLKGSLAFLPDFRTESEAIVELPEFLSRKAHTRAVPREGYRVRDYLIEWLTLWVRDFGVDGFRVDTVKHVEPATWAELRAAAEHARADWARANPDDPMASEPFWMVGEVFGHGPQASDYLDQGFDALINFDFQQQSLAASDCLAAAEPSFADYARRLAETPRHNLLSYASSHDTALFSQLAKGDLARQRGLAAALLLAPGAVQVYYGDESARAFGPSGSDPYQGTRSPMNWAEHERPEVAALIERWQRIGQFRARHPAIGAGTHRLLSPGQPYAFARELGEDKVIVVQAR is encoded by the coding sequence ATGCGCGCCCACTGGCTGTCTGCCCTGCCGCTACTGTTTGGCCTCGCCCTGCCCTTGCCCAGCCTGGCTGCTCCCGAGCTGAGCGTTCGCCTGAACGAACAGCCACTGACACCGAACTGGAACGCCCTGGCTGCCGATCGCTACGACACCGAGCTTGCGCTCGAACCCGGCCAGCTGCAGTTGCGCATGCCAGGCGCCAGCGCCGGGAACGTCGCGCTGGCGCCGTTCCGTCGGCAGCCGCTTGGCAAAGACAGCGCCTACCGCTACGAAGTGCCCGAAGCCGGACGCTATCGTTTGATCGTCGAAACCGGCACGGACGCGGCGCTGCGTCTGTTGCCGATCAAGGCCGCCGAGCAGAAGGCGGCGACAACGGCATGCCAAGCCTGGGATGGCAATGCCGTGAACGTGGCGGTTGGCGATGTGTTCCGCGACGGCCAGCCCCTGCGCGACGCGCTGTCCGGCGCTACGGCGGTCGTCCGCAACGGCCAGGTGACGTTAAAGCCAGCCACCGACAGCGATGGCCTGCTACTGCTCGAAGTCGCCGAACCGGCGGGTGCCGCGCCGTCGCACGACTGGCGCAACGCGACGGTGTATTTCGTCCTTACTGACCGCTTCGCCAACGGCGACCCAAGCAACGACCGCAGCTATGGCCGCGAGCCGGACGGTCTCGACGAGATCGGCACCTTCCACGGCGGCGACCTCAAGGGGCTGACCGAACGGCTCGACCACATCGCCAGCCTCGGCGTCGATGCGCTGTGGATCAGCGCGCCCTACGAACAGATCCACGGCTGGGTCGGCGGTGGCGATAGCGGCGACTTCCGCCACTACGGCTATCACGGCTACTACGCGCTGGATTTCACCCAGCTCGACGCCAACATGGGCAGCGAGGATGACCTGCGCGCCCTCATCAGCGCGGCCCATGCTCGCGGCATTCGCGTGCTCTTCGATGTGGTGATGAACCACCCCGGCTATTCGACCCTGCAGGACATGCAGCAGATGGGCTTCGGCGCCCTGCGCGACGGCATGGCCGCCTACCTGCCCGAGCAGTGGAGCGCCTGGCAGCCGGAAGCCCACGAGAACCTGCACGCGTACCACAACCTGGTGGATTACGAGCACCCGAGCTGGTCTGCCTGGTGGGGCCGCGACTGGGTGCGCGCTGGCATCGCCGATTACGACACACCGCCCAGTAGCACGGTTGATCCGCTCAAGGGCTCGCTGGCCTTTCTGCCGGATTTTCGCACCGAGTCCGAAGCCATCGTCGAGCTGCCGGAGTTTCTTTCGCGCAAGGCACACACCCGCGCCGTCCCGCGTGAGGGTTATCGGGTCCGTGATTACCTGATCGAATGGCTGACGCTCTGGGTTCGGGACTTCGGCGTCGACGGCTTTCGGGTCGATACCGTCAAGCATGTCGAACCCGCCACCTGGGCCGAACTACGCGCCGCCGCCGAACACGCCCGTGCCGACTGGGCGCGCGCCAATCCGGACGATCCCATGGCCAGCGAGCCGTTCTGGATGGTCGGCGAGGTGTTTGGCCACGGCCCGCAGGCCAGCGACTACCTGGACCAGGGCTTCGACGCGCTGATCAACTTCGACTTTCAGCAGCAGTCGCTGGCTGCCAGCGATTGCCTGGCCGCCGCCGAGCCCAGTTTCGCCGACTACGCCAGGCGCCTAGCCGAGACGCCCAGGCACAACCTGCTGAGCTATGCCTCATCCCACGATACCGCGCTGTTCAGCCAGTTGGCCAAGGGCGACCTGGCGCGCCAGCGCGGCCTGGCCGCCGCCCTGCTGCTGGCGCCCGGCGCAGTGCAGGTCTACTACGGTGACGAAAGCGCCCGCGCCTTCGGCCCCAGTGGATCGGACCCGTACCAGGGCACCCGCAGCCCGATGAACTGGGCCGAGCACGAGCGACCCGAGGTCGCCGCACTGATTGAACGCTGGCAGCGAATCGGCCAGTTCCGTGCACGCCACCCGGCCATCGGCGCGGGAACGCATCGCCTGCTTTCGCCCGGCCAGCCTTATGCCTTCGCTCGTGAACTGGGCGAGGACAAGGTCATCGTGGTGCAGGCTCGATGA
- the malE gene encoding maltose/maltodextrin ABC transporter substrate-binding protein MalE translates to MNKKFWCIATVGLAATFSLPLPALAAIEEGKLVVWINGDKGYKGLAEVGKKFTAETGIPVEVAHPDSATDKFQQAAATGNGPDIFIWAHDRIGEWAKSGLLTPVTPSADTKSGIADFSWQAVTYDNKLWGYPISVETIGLIYNKALVDTPPKTFDDVMALNEKLAAQGKRAILWDYNNTYFTWPLLSAKGGYVFEQTDGGYNVKSTGVNNAGAKAGAQVLRDLIDKGAMPKGADYSVAEAAFNKGDSAMMISGPWAWSNIEKSGIDFGVAPIPGVDGEPGKPFVGVAAALLNSASPNKDLAVEFLENYLLQVEGLKTVNADVPLGAVANTAYMEELSANPHIKATFENAQMGEPMPNVPEMGAFWSSMAAALTNITSGRQDVDAALDDAAKRITR, encoded by the coding sequence ATGAACAAGAAATTCTGGTGTATCGCCACCGTCGGCCTGGCGGCCACCTTCAGCCTGCCGCTACCGGCGCTGGCGGCGATCGAGGAAGGCAAGCTGGTCGTCTGGATCAACGGCGACAAGGGCTACAAGGGCCTGGCCGAAGTCGGCAAGAAGTTCACCGCCGAGACCGGCATTCCGGTCGAAGTGGCCCACCCGGACAGCGCCACCGACAAGTTCCAGCAAGCTGCTGCCACCGGCAACGGCCCGGACATCTTCATCTGGGCCCATGACCGCATCGGCGAATGGGCCAAGAGCGGGCTGCTGACTCCGGTAACCCCCAGCGCCGACACCAAGTCGGGCATTGCCGATTTCTCCTGGCAGGCGGTGACCTACGACAACAAGCTGTGGGGCTATCCGATTTCCGTCGAAACCATCGGCCTGATCTACAACAAGGCACTCGTTGATACCCCGCCCAAGACCTTCGATGACGTCATGGCACTCAATGAGAAGCTCGCCGCACAAGGCAAGCGCGCCATTCTCTGGGACTACAACAACACCTACTTCACCTGGCCGCTGCTGTCGGCCAAGGGCGGCTACGTGTTTGAGCAGACCGATGGCGGCTACAACGTCAAGTCCACCGGCGTGAACAACGCCGGCGCCAAGGCCGGTGCGCAGGTGCTGCGCGACCTGATCGACAAGGGCGCAATGCCCAAGGGCGCCGACTACAGCGTGGCCGAAGCGGCGTTCAACAAGGGCGACTCGGCGATGATGATCAGCGGCCCCTGGGCCTGGTCGAACATCGAGAAGAGCGGCATCGACTTCGGCGTGGCACCGATTCCGGGCGTCGATGGCGAGCCGGGCAAGCCCTTTGTCGGCGTCGCCGCAGCGCTGCTCAACTCGGCCAGCCCGAACAAGGACCTGGCCGTGGAATTCCTCGAGAACTACCTGCTGCAGGTCGAAGGCCTGAAGACGGTGAATGCCGACGTGCCACTGGGTGCGGTGGCCAACACGGCCTACATGGAAGAGCTGTCCGCCAATCCGCACATCAAGGCGACCTTCGAGAACGCGCAGATGGGCGAGCCGATGCCCAACGTGCCGGAGATGGGGGCGTTCTGGTCATCGATGGCTGCTGCGCTGACCAACATCACCTCTGGCCGGCAGGATGTCGACGCCGCCCTGGACGATGCCGCCAAGCGCATCACCCGTTGA
- the malF gene encoding maltose ABC transporter permease MalF, which translates to MNARAELPSPAMTRPTPWGLPRSLTTGVRWLLWLAFNAFALYLVVALYVQKQMAFALLGLVVTGIASYLFINRRMYAQRYIFPSVAGMLVFVIFPLLYTVGIGFTNYSGTNLLNQAQVERYHLSQTYLAGERFRFSLHQSPDGERLRVDKGELGMFVSPPLTGEPDPEAPLALQPAESVDGLGEALALREVIQRRKNLEQWVMQAPDGSLLRLYGLREVAAVEPQYRQDGPGVLVDTRTGARLTADMERGFYVDETGKAVPPGFAVFTGFSNFARVLTEPSIREPFIQIFAWTFAFAGLTVVFTLAVGLVLASLLQWELVRGKAFYRLMLILPYAVPGFISILVFRGLFNQNFGEINLLLEGLFGIRPDWFSDPSLARTMILIVNTWLGYPYMLLLCMGLLQAIPRDQYEASAIDGASPLDNLLRITLPQLIKPLMPLLIACFAFNFNNFVLITLLTRGGPDIIGATTPAGTTDLLVSYTYRIAFQDSGQDFALAAAIATMIFILVGAMALLNLKLSKVKV; encoded by the coding sequence GTGAATGCCCGTGCCGAGTTGCCCAGCCCTGCCATGACCCGTCCGACACCCTGGGGCCTGCCCCGCTCCCTGACCACCGGCGTGCGCTGGCTGCTTTGGCTGGCCTTCAACGCTTTTGCGCTGTACCTGGTGGTCGCGCTCTACGTCCAGAAGCAGATGGCGTTCGCCCTGCTCGGACTGGTGGTCACCGGGATCGCCAGCTACCTGTTCATCAATCGGCGCATGTACGCCCAGCGCTACATCTTCCCGTCGGTGGCGGGCATGCTGGTGTTCGTCATCTTCCCGCTGCTCTATACCGTGGGCATCGGGTTCACCAACTACAGCGGCACCAACCTGCTCAACCAGGCCCAGGTCGAACGCTATCACCTGAGCCAGACCTATCTGGCCGGCGAGCGTTTTCGCTTCAGCCTGCACCAGAGCCCGGACGGCGAGCGTCTGCGGGTGGACAAGGGCGAGCTGGGCATGTTCGTCAGCCCGCCGCTGACCGGCGAACCGGACCCGGAAGCGCCACTTGCGCTGCAGCCGGCTGAAAGTGTCGACGGGCTGGGTGAGGCGTTGGCACTGCGCGAGGTGATTCAGCGGCGCAAGAACCTGGAACAGTGGGTCATGCAGGCGCCGGATGGCAGCCTGCTGCGCCTGTACGGTCTGCGCGAGGTGGCGGCGGTCGAGCCGCAGTATCGGCAGGACGGCCCCGGCGTGCTGGTCGACACCCGTACCGGTGCGCGGCTGACCGCCGACATGGAGCGCGGCTTCTATGTCGATGAAACCGGCAAGGCGGTGCCGCCGGGCTTCGCCGTATTCACTGGCTTCTCCAACTTCGCCCGTGTGCTGACCGAGCCGAGCATTCGCGAACCTTTCATACAGATCTTCGCCTGGACCTTCGCCTTCGCCGGGCTCACGGTGGTCTTCACCCTGGCCGTCGGCCTGGTGCTGGCCAGCCTGCTGCAATGGGAGCTGGTGCGCGGCAAGGCATTCTACCGGCTGATGCTGATCCTGCCGTATGCGGTGCCGGGGTTCATTTCCATCCTGGTGTTCCGCGGGCTGTTCAATCAGAACTTCGGTGAGATCAACCTGTTGCTGGAAGGGTTGTTCGGCATCCGTCCGGACTGGTTCAGCGATCCGAGCCTGGCCCGCACGATGATCCTGATCGTCAACACCTGGCTCGGCTACCCATACATGCTGCTGCTGTGCATGGGCCTGCTGCAGGCCATCCCGCGCGACCAGTACGAGGCGTCGGCGATTGATGGCGCCAGCCCGCTGGATAACCTGCTGCGCATTACCCTGCCGCAGCTGATCAAGCCGCTGATGCCGCTGCTGATCGCCTGCTTCGCCTTCAACTTCAACAATTTCGTGCTCATCACCCTGTTGACCCGCGGCGGGCCGGACATCATCGGCGCCACCACGCCGGCCGGCACCACGGACCTGCTGGTGAGCTACACCTACCGCATCGCCTTCCAGGATTCCGGACAGGACTTCGCCCTGGCCGCGGCCATCGCCACGATGATCTTCATCCTCGTCGGTGCCATGGCGCTGCTGAATCTCAAACTCTCGAAAGTGAAGGTATAA
- the malG gene encoding maltose ABC transporter permease MalG yields the protein MAMVQPKSARYRLWATHAALLAFVAAILFPLLMVISISFREGNFATGSLFPENPTLEHWSLALGIPYTHADGSVTQPPFPVLLWLWNSVKIAFVSSILILLLSTTSAYAFARMRFGGKAPILKSMLIFQMFPPVLSLVAIYALFDQLGQHVSWLGVNSHGAVIVASLGGMALHIWTIKGYFESIDASLEEAAIVDGATTWQAFFHILLPMSVPILAVVFILAFITSVTEYPIASVLLMDVDKLTLSVGAQQYLYPQNYLWGDFAAAAVLSGLPITAVFLYCQKWIVGGLTAGGVKG from the coding sequence ATGGCCATGGTGCAACCGAAATCCGCGCGTTACCGGCTCTGGGCGACTCATGCGGCACTGCTCGCCTTCGTCGCTGCGATCCTCTTCCCGCTGCTGATGGTGATCTCGATCTCCTTCCGCGAAGGCAACTTCGCCACCGGCAGCCTGTTCCCCGAGAACCCGACGCTGGAACACTGGTCGCTGGCGCTCGGCATTCCCTACACCCACGCGGACGGCAGCGTGACCCAGCCGCCGTTCCCCGTGCTGCTGTGGCTGTGGAACTCGGTGAAGATCGCCTTCGTCAGCTCGATACTGATCCTGCTGCTGTCGACCACCAGCGCCTATGCCTTCGCGCGCATGCGCTTCGGCGGCAAGGCGCCGATCCTGAAAAGCATGCTGATCTTCCAGATGTTCCCGCCGGTGCTCTCGCTGGTGGCCATCTATGCGCTGTTCGACCAGCTCGGTCAGCACGTCAGCTGGCTCGGGGTGAACAGCCACGGCGCGGTAATCGTCGCCTCGCTGGGTGGCATGGCGCTGCATATCTGGACCATCAAGGGCTACTTCGAAAGCATCGATGCCTCGCTTGAGGAAGCCGCCATCGTCGACGGTGCGACCACTTGGCAGGCGTTCTTCCATATCCTGCTGCCGATGAGCGTGCCGATCCTGGCGGTGGTGTTCATCCTCGCGTTCATCACCAGTGTTACCGAATATCCGATTGCCTCGGTGCTGCTGATGGACGTCGACAAGCTGACCCTCTCGGTGGGTGCCCAGCAATACCTGTATCCGCAGAACTACCTGTGGGGTGATTTTGCCGCCGCGGCGGTGCTGTCCGGCTTGCCCATCACGGCGGTGTTCCTCTACTGCCAGAAGTGGATTGTCGGTGGGCTCACTGCGGGCGGTGTGAAAGGCTGA